The following proteins are co-located in the Bradyrhizobium sp. AZCC 2176 genome:
- a CDS encoding ABC transporter permease, with product MKLVNSTLAALRAVRVNKLRSGLTMLGIVLGVSSVTVMMAVGGGASQRIQTEIRNLGANTIVLNSGALKSGGVSRGQGSRPSVTLADAQAIENEIPAVVAASPQHNFAGMQLIYGNANWSTLVTGTTPEYLTIRNWAVSRGRAFDREDVVQGSKVVLLGRTVAEKLFGNQSPVSQEIRVNRIPMTVIGELAAKGQSLAGLDTDDTAVIPISTAFNRVIGRNPANPRAISGVIIKVRDGANMASAFTEIRQVVRERHGLLPAQEDDFHLINLTEVMRAKEDSARALGILLAAIASVSLLVGGIGIMNIMLVSVTERIREIGLRLAVGARRSDILGQFLVEATTLSLIGGIAGVALGVGGAVAVERYANLGVVLNGQLSLVAMAFAAGVGIFFGFYPAWKASLLQPVEALRSD from the coding sequence GTGAAACTCGTCAACAGCACCCTTGCGGCGTTACGCGCCGTTCGCGTCAACAAGCTGCGCAGCGGGCTGACCATGCTCGGCATCGTTCTGGGAGTGTCATCGGTGACCGTCATGATGGCGGTCGGGGGCGGGGCGAGCCAGCGCATCCAGACCGAAATACGCAATCTCGGGGCGAACACCATCGTGTTGAACTCGGGGGCGCTGAAGAGCGGCGGCGTGTCCAGGGGACAGGGGTCACGACCAAGCGTTACGCTCGCCGACGCGCAGGCCATCGAGAACGAAATCCCGGCTGTGGTCGCGGCCTCGCCGCAGCACAACTTCGCGGGGATGCAACTGATCTATGGCAATGCGAACTGGTCCACCCTGGTCACCGGTACGACGCCCGAGTATCTCACCATCCGCAACTGGGCCGTGAGCCGGGGTCGCGCCTTTGACCGGGAGGACGTGGTCCAGGGCAGCAAGGTGGTCTTGCTCGGGCGGACCGTGGCCGAAAAACTGTTTGGCAATCAGAGCCCGGTGAGTCAGGAAATCCGCGTCAACCGCATTCCGATGACGGTGATCGGCGAACTGGCCGCCAAGGGGCAAAGCCTGGCTGGGCTCGACACGGACGACACCGCTGTCATCCCTATCTCGACCGCGTTCAATCGGGTCATCGGGCGCAATCCGGCCAATCCTCGGGCGATCTCGGGCGTGATCATCAAGGTGCGCGATGGCGCCAACATGGCTTCGGCCTTCACCGAGATTCGTCAGGTCGTGCGCGAGCGCCACGGTCTCCTGCCCGCACAGGAGGACGATTTTCACCTGATCAACCTGACCGAGGTGATGCGGGCCAAGGAGGACTCGGCGCGGGCGCTCGGCATTCTGCTTGCTGCTATCGCCTCCGTGTCGCTTCTGGTTGGCGGCATCGGGATCATGAACATCATGCTCGTCTCGGTCACCGAGCGGATCCGCGAAATCGGGCTGCGGCTCGCGGTTGGAGCCCGGAGAAGCGACATCCTGGGCCAATTCCTGGTCGAGGCGACGACACTGTCCCTGATCGGTGGCATCGCTGGGGTCGCCCTGGGCGTGGGCGGCGCCGTGGCCGTCGAGCGCTACGCCAACCTGGGCGTGGTGCTCAACGGACAGCTCAGCCTTGTCGCCATGGCCTTCGCGGCGGGAGTGGGCATTTTCTTCGGCTTCTACCCGGCCTGGAAGGCGTCACTGCTGCAACCCGTCGAAGCCCTGCGCTCGGACTGA
- a CDS encoding ABC transporter ATP-binding protein, translating to MPLVAVSDLTKTYVVGQTAVPALRGVSLAIERGEFVAVMGSSGSGKSTLMNLLGCLDAPSSGTYHLAGQDVLHLSSNKLAAVRNTSIGFVFQQFNLLARATALENVELPMVYAGLGRRERRRRARNALAQVGLSEREHHRPSQLSGGQQQRVAIARALVNQPLLLLADEPTGALDSVTSEEIMAALARLNEGGLTVIVVTHDAEVARYARRIIHFKDGRVVSDDLNQAMRAAA from the coding sequence ATGCCGCTGGTGGCCGTCTCAGATCTGACAAAAACCTACGTGGTCGGCCAGACGGCGGTGCCTGCGCTCCGGGGCGTGTCGCTCGCCATCGAGAGGGGTGAATTCGTAGCCGTCATGGGCTCGTCGGGCTCCGGCAAGTCCACATTGATGAACCTGCTCGGCTGTCTCGACGCCCCCAGCAGCGGCACTTATCACCTCGCCGGACAGGACGTGCTGCACCTGTCGAGCAACAAGCTCGCGGCGGTCCGCAACACGAGCATCGGCTTCGTGTTCCAGCAGTTCAATCTGCTGGCGCGGGCGACGGCGCTCGAAAACGTCGAGCTTCCGATGGTTTATGCCGGCCTCGGGCGGCGCGAACGCAGGCGCCGGGCACGCAACGCCCTGGCGCAGGTGGGCCTCTCGGAACGCGAGCACCATCGCCCCTCGCAGTTGTCCGGCGGACAGCAGCAACGGGTCGCGATAGCCCGCGCGCTGGTGAACCAGCCGCTTCTTCTGCTCGCCGACGAACCCACTGGTGCGCTCGACTCGGTGACTTCCGAGGAGATCATGGCCGCCCTGGCCCGCCTCAACGAGGGCGGGCTCACGGTGATCGTCGTGACTCACGACGCCGAGGTCGCCCGTTATGCACGCCGGATCATCCACTTCAAGGACGGCAGAGTAGTATCCGATGATCTGAACCAAGCTATGCGGGCCGCGGCGTGA
- a CDS encoding sigma-54 interaction domain-containing protein, with product MSKILKTTGINSLSVSVMPRLVLFIESVSCPLREECEGALNFVSEHIQWSSLVFERLREHRADLVVAVAAPRCSYAANFFRWLVKNPIGPPTLAVLPPDNDLIQLAAQAVDDFIVEPIHSGEWRHRVARLLANDPADDNMAATQGRRTRELGLAELVGDHPAFLRTIEQIPLVARNDSPVLITGETGTGKELCARAIHRLSARRDFPFIPVDCSAFPEHLFETEMFGHARGAFTDAHRDQMGLVALAGSGTLFLDEVDALPIAFQSKLLRFLQEHTYRPIGSERFVKTEVKIISACNQDLNDLLRERRFRLDLFFRLNVLQLHLVPLRERRSDIAILARYFVSRLSAESGTPPKALAPAVVQKLREYDWPGNVRELYNAIQRAFIFSQGRQIQLRDICDLPVLNASSKPSSDNFRDARARALEAFERTYIEEKLRETGGNITRASRLAGKDRRAFGRLMKRHNIRPNS from the coding sequence TTGAGCAAGATTCTAAAAACTACAGGAATTAATAGTTTGAGCGTTAGCGTCATGCCACGACTAGTGCTGTTTATTGAGAGTGTATCGTGCCCGCTTCGGGAAGAATGCGAAGGCGCGTTGAATTTCGTTTCCGAACATATTCAATGGAGTTCGCTGGTCTTTGAACGATTGCGAGAGCATCGAGCGGATCTTGTTGTGGCCGTGGCGGCACCGAGATGTTCGTACGCCGCAAATTTCTTTCGTTGGCTTGTCAAGAATCCAATTGGCCCTCCGACGCTTGCCGTTCTCCCCCCCGATAACGATCTCATTCAGCTAGCCGCACAAGCGGTCGACGATTTTATTGTCGAGCCCATCCATTCAGGCGAGTGGCGCCATCGGGTTGCGCGACTTCTTGCGAACGATCCGGCTGACGACAACATGGCGGCCACCCAAGGACGCCGAACGCGAGAACTTGGGCTTGCGGAACTAGTGGGCGATCATCCAGCCTTCCTGCGTACCATCGAACAAATTCCGCTGGTGGCGCGAAATGACAGTCCCGTTCTCATTACAGGCGAGACGGGTACCGGCAAGGAACTGTGCGCACGCGCAATCCATCGTCTGAGCGCTCGCAGGGATTTTCCGTTCATTCCGGTGGACTGCTCGGCATTTCCCGAGCATCTGTTCGAGACCGAAATGTTTGGCCATGCACGTGGCGCCTTTACCGACGCACACCGTGACCAAATGGGGCTGGTTGCTCTTGCGGGTAGCGGCACGCTCTTCCTGGATGAAGTCGACGCACTTCCAATCGCATTTCAGTCCAAACTGTTGCGATTCCTCCAGGAGCATACTTATAGGCCGATAGGTTCCGAACGGTTTGTGAAGACTGAAGTGAAGATCATTAGCGCGTGCAACCAGGATCTGAACGATTTGCTGCGCGAACGGCGCTTTCGCCTCGATCTATTTTTCAGATTGAACGTACTTCAACTCCATCTTGTTCCGCTGCGCGAACGGCGCAGCGACATCGCGATTCTTGCCCGCTATTTTGTGAGCAGGCTCTCCGCAGAGAGCGGCACGCCACCTAAGGCCCTTGCTCCCGCAGTTGTCCAGAAATTGAGAGAATATGATTGGCCAGGAAATGTACGCGAACTTTACAACGCGATTCAAAGGGCCTTCATCTTTTCGCAAGGTAGACAGATTCAGCTTAGGGATATCTGCGATTTGCCGGTCCTCAATGCGTCATCGAAACCGTCGAGCGATAACTTTCGCGACGCGCGAGCGCGGGCCCTCGAAGCGTTCGAACGAACCTATATTGAGGAAAAACTTCGTGAAACCGGCGGTAATATTACGCGTGCGTCCCGCCTCGCGGGAAAGGACCGGCGCGCGTTTGGCCGTCTGATGAAACGTCACAACATTCGACCCAACTCTTAA
- a CDS encoding efflux RND transporter periplasmic adaptor subunit, with product MKLLLGSLAAVGLVAAAYHRGILPETVWDSARTQAARYTPELLVNAPPEGPKYLLAPVRRGDIATTVTASGALSAITTVLVSSQVSGQMLRILADYNAEVRRGDVIAQIDPLSFQIALEQAQTELSVAEAAVVIQERVQEKAAADLASVAAATERARFATERERIVVAEAQRDLERKRTLARGDNVSQVDVFRAQAAFDMAVQNYKSAEADERTKIALTQAAESARLSAEAQVIHANAVVQQRRAALKVAQTDLDRTKIRSPIDGVVIGRTIEEGQQVTVTLQTQTLFTVAQDLREMQIKISVDEADIGKVREGQPVIYTVDSFPGREFRAEVKQIRKDSHEKQNVITYVVVANAPNPDKMLMPGMTANARIVIDAHTNVHKVPVAALRFAPSGARGPEASHLWTLGEDQRPRPLPVRVGLSDGNMVEVSIGEPVEQVIVGVDQREPPPTITRRIIGSM from the coding sequence ATGAAGCTGCTGCTGGGATCTCTGGCCGCTGTCGGTTTGGTAGCGGCGGCATATCATCGGGGAATTCTCCCCGAGACCGTGTGGGATTCTGCCCGAACTCAAGCGGCACGGTACACCCCCGAATTGTTGGTGAACGCCCCTCCTGAAGGTCCTAAATACCTTCTTGCGCCGGTTCGTCGGGGGGACATCGCCACGACCGTGACGGCGAGTGGCGCGTTGTCGGCAATCACGACCGTCCTCGTCAGCTCGCAGGTATCGGGGCAAATGCTCCGCATCCTGGCGGACTACAACGCGGAGGTTCGTCGGGGCGACGTGATTGCTCAGATCGATCCGCTCAGCTTCCAGATCGCTTTGGAGCAAGCGCAAACCGAATTGAGTGTCGCCGAAGCGGCCGTGGTGATTCAGGAGCGTGTTCAGGAAAAGGCGGCCGCCGATCTCGCCAGCGTCGCCGCCGCGACGGAGAGGGCTCGCTTCGCGACCGAGCGCGAGCGCATCGTCGTCGCCGAGGCCCAGCGCGACCTGGAGCGGAAGCGTACCTTGGCCAGGGGGGACAACGTCTCTCAGGTTGACGTTTTCAGGGCGCAGGCTGCCTTCGATATGGCGGTTCAAAACTACAAGTCGGCTGAAGCCGACGAGCGCACCAAGATCGCACTAACTCAAGCGGCCGAGTCAGCGCGCCTCTCGGCCGAGGCGCAGGTGATTCATGCTAACGCAGTCGTGCAGCAAAGGCGGGCGGCCCTAAAGGTTGCGCAAACCGACCTGGACCGTACCAAAATTCGCTCGCCCATCGATGGAGTAGTGATCGGGCGCACCATCGAGGAGGGCCAGCAGGTCACTGTCACCCTGCAGACCCAGACGCTGTTCACGGTCGCTCAGGACCTCCGCGAGATGCAGATTAAGATCTCAGTCGATGAGGCCGACATCGGCAAAGTCCGAGAGGGCCAGCCAGTCATCTACACGGTGGACAGCTTCCCCGGTCGCGAGTTCCGGGCCGAGGTGAAGCAGATCCGCAAGGACTCGCACGAGAAGCAGAACGTGATCACCTACGTGGTGGTGGCCAACGCGCCGAACCCGGACAAGATGCTGATGCCCGGAATGACGGCGAATGCCCGCATTGTCATCGACGCCCACACGAACGTGCACAAGGTGCCGGTCGCCGCACTGCGCTTTGCCCCGTCCGGAGCGCGCGGACCGGAAGCTTCGCACCTTTGGACCTTGGGGGAAGATCAACGGCCGAGGCCGCTTCCCGTTCGAGTGGGGCTGTCGGACGGCAACATGGTCGAGGTCTCGATCGGCGAGCCAGTCGAGCAGGTCATCGTCGGGGTCGATCAGAGAGAGCCGCCGCCCACCATCACGCGGCGGATTATCGGGAGCATGTAG